Proteins encoded together in one Cicer arietinum cultivar CDC Frontier isolate Library 1 chromosome 4, Cicar.CDCFrontier_v2.0, whole genome shotgun sequence window:
- the LOC101498381 gene encoding protein LIGHT-DEPENDENT SHORT HYPOCOTYLS 4-like: MDSLQDFMDSCNSDNSCSLTNSTITTTTNTNSTTTTTNNNTLVCSSSPSASTTTSSRYENQKRRDWNTFGQYLKNHRPPLSLSRCSGAHVLEFLRYLDQFGKTKVHTPICPFYGHPNPPAPCPCPLRQAWGSLDALIGRLRAAFEENGGKPETNPFGARAVRLYLREVRDLQSKARGISYEKKKRKRPPQQQQQQQQLQQQHHHHQQQQQQQSMSLPLHLHHHHQHHLPPPGATQ; this comes from the exons ATGGATTCACTTCAAGATTTTATGGATTCATGTAACTCTGACAACAGTTGTAGCCTCACCAACAGCACCATCACCACCACAACCAACACCAACagcaccaccaccaccaccaacaaCAACACCTTGGTATGTAGCTCTTCACCTTCTGCTTCAACCACCACAAGCAGCCGGTATGAGAACCAGAAACGCCGTGATTGGAACACCTTTGGACAGTACCTTAAGAATCACCGCCCTCCTCTCTCCCTCTCCAGATGTAGCGGTGCACATGTTCTTGAATTTCTCCG GTATTTGGACCAATTTGGGAAGACAAAAGTGCATACACCAATATGTCCATTCTATGGACATCCAAATCCTCCAGCACCATGTCCATGTCCACTAAGACAAGCTTGGGGTAGCCTTGATGCACTTATAGGTCGTTTAAGGGCAGCTTTTGAGGAAAATGGAGGGAAGCCTGAAACAAATCCATTTGGTGCTAGAGCTGTTAGACTTTATCTTCGTGAGGTTCGTGATCTTCAATCCAAAGCAAGAGGTATTAGTTatgagaagaagaaaagaaaacgtcctccacaacaacaacaacaacaacaacaacttcagcaacaacatcatcatcatcaacaacaacaacaacaacaatcaatGTCTCTtcctcttcatcttcatcaccATCACCAACATCACCTTCCACCACCAGGTGCAACTCAGTAA